The following coding sequences are from one Cenarchaeum symbiosum A window:
- a CDS encoding nucleoside-diphosphate-sugar epimerase (COG0451), whose translation MKYAVTGGAGFIGGHIARHLLDRGHSVTVIDSNDAVDLEGRVELHRADIRDAAALRRALDGTDGVFHQAALVSVQESFSNQELYHQVNVNGTENVLAASLDLGIKTVWASSSSIYGDATSLPIGEDSVRDPVTPYGETKAQGEVLADKYASMGARIVSLRYFNVYGRGQSAAYAGVITGFYNRIESGKPPVIFGDGSHTRDYVHVEDVARANLMAMESPADSCSINIGTGIETSVLELARMMIKLSGADLEPEFADPPGDEVAFSRADTALARQLIGWSHSIELEEGLRKSHFGSTRSR comes from the coding sequence ATGAAATATGCCGTTACCGGCGGGGCCGGCTTCATAGGGGGCCACATAGCGCGGCACCTGCTGGACCGGGGCCACAGCGTAACGGTAATCGACAGCAATGATGCCGTGGACCTGGAGGGAAGGGTGGAGCTGCACCGTGCCGACATACGTGATGCCGCGGCTCTCCGGCGCGCACTAGACGGAACAGACGGCGTCTTCCACCAGGCCGCACTTGTCTCTGTACAGGAGTCATTCTCCAACCAGGAGCTGTACCACCAGGTAAACGTAAACGGAACGGAGAACGTGCTTGCCGCTTCTCTGGATCTTGGCATAAAGACAGTATGGGCCAGCAGCTCGAGCATCTACGGCGACGCCACATCTCTTCCCATAGGGGAGGATTCCGTGAGGGACCCCGTTACACCCTACGGCGAGACCAAGGCGCAGGGAGAAGTGCTCGCGGACAAGTATGCCTCGATGGGGGCCCGCATAGTCTCACTGCGCTACTTTAACGTGTACGGAAGGGGCCAGAGCGCCGCATATGCCGGGGTGATAACGGGGTTTTACAACAGGATAGAATCCGGCAAGCCTCCGGTAATCTTTGGCGACGGCTCGCACACGCGCGACTATGTCCACGTGGAAGACGTGGCCCGGGCGAACCTGATGGCCATGGAGAGCCCCGCGGATTCATGCTCCATCAACATAGGCACGGGCATAGAGACATCCGTGCTCGAGCTTGCCCGCATGATGATCAAACTGTCAGGTGCGGATCTTGAGCCGGAGTTTGCGGACCCTCCCGGGGATGAAGTCGCCTTTAGCAGGGCGGATACGGCGCTCGCCCGGCAGCTCATAGGCTGGTCTCACTCTATAGAACTCGAGGAGGGACTGCGGAAATCACACTTTGGCTCTACGAGATCGCGGTAG
- a CDS encoding SAM dependent methyltransferase (COG0500), which produces MRRRGCTPLVFIAAAAPAAPLKPELAGYISCPRCASALKAKPSATKNGEILSGSLTCSRGHRFRITGGIPRLVSGMSGTAVKTGRSFSSKWSRYYKTYHTKEWAAMQADWLIRRFGWKSRAGLDRFLRTRGTILDAGTGAGNSAKLLSSNPRSQVFAMDVSSSVDFAYKKFGGEPNIHFIQASIESPPFGGGGLFDFILSDQVLHHTRDTRKSAARLARLLAPGGQFSMYVYKVKAPIREMGDDYIRARTTKMTEGQCAAFSKEMAELGRSLSAIRQKVRIPRDIPVLGIKKGSYDVQRLVYWNFLKCWWSGSVPFEQSVATNFDWYFPEHAFRHTPREVRSWFRSMGLRITHFDEIESGISVSGKRPARRVKARVSKRAAAGRKQQVLH; this is translated from the coding sequence GTGAGGCGGCGTGGCTGCACGCCCTTGGTATTTATTGCCGCTGCCGCGCCTGCCGCACCGTTGAAGCCCGAGCTTGCAGGATACATCTCATGCCCGCGCTGCGCATCAGCGCTGAAGGCAAAGCCGAGCGCCACAAAAAACGGCGAGATATTATCAGGCAGCCTCACCTGTTCCCGCGGGCACAGGTTCCGCATAACAGGGGGCATACCGAGGTTGGTATCCGGCATGTCGGGCACTGCAGTCAAGACCGGCAGGTCGTTTTCGTCAAAGTGGTCGAGGTATTACAAAACATACCACACGAAAGAGTGGGCGGCCATGCAGGCGGACTGGCTGATCAGGCGCTTTGGCTGGAAGAGCAGGGCAGGGCTGGACAGGTTTCTCCGCACACGGGGAACGATACTTGATGCGGGCACAGGGGCGGGCAACAGCGCAAAGCTGCTCTCGTCGAACCCCCGCTCGCAGGTATTCGCCATGGATGTAAGCTCTAGTGTCGACTTTGCATACAAAAAGTTCGGGGGCGAGCCCAACATACACTTTATCCAGGCCAGCATAGAGAGTCCGCCCTTTGGGGGGGGGGGGCTCTTTGACTTTATACTCTCAGACCAGGTCCTGCACCATACACGGGATACGCGCAAGTCAGCGGCCAGGCTTGCCAGGCTGCTGGCACCCGGGGGGCAGTTCTCCATGTACGTGTACAAGGTAAAGGCCCCGATACGCGAGATGGGGGACGACTATATCAGGGCCCGCACTACAAAGATGACCGAGGGACAGTGCGCCGCCTTCTCCAAAGAGATGGCGGAGCTTGGCCGCAGCCTCTCTGCAATCCGCCAAAAGGTCAGGATACCGCGGGACATACCTGTCCTGGGGATAAAAAAGGGGTCGTACGACGTGCAGCGTCTCGTATACTGGAACTTTCTAAAATGCTGGTGGTCTGGGAGTGTTCCATTCGAGCAGAGCGTGGCCACAAACTTTGACTGGTACTTTCCAGAGCATGCATTCAGGCACACGCCCAGGGAGGTAAGATCGTGGTTTCGCAGCATGGGGCTGAGGATAACCCACTTTGACGAGATAGAGAGCGGGATAAGCGTGAGCGGCAAGAGGCCGGCGCGCCGCGTCAAGGCGCGCGTATCCAAGAGGGCCGCGGCCGGCAGAAAACAGCAAGTCTTGCACTAG
- a CDS encoding asparagine synthase (glutamine-hydrolyzing) (COG0367), which translates to MGMTMDEESRPRAIREILTLRYWTALRQGRAFSAADFEPGDSTEVIGDLIIRHIKGLDLKSACVALSGGVDSTLALVMLRAAMPDAKIDAVSVRFADSADETGVASRTAELFDADHHVIEADDYLGDLPKAIGITGLPFWDNHWYHVAREARRFSPTVVSGDGGDELFGGYTFRYSKFLAGYSPSMSPRERAELYMDCHQRDWVPDQIELFGQKARFGWDAIYSGIVPYFENRLAPLDQVFLADINGKLPCNWRPLNAAFNGHFGLQSVTPILADELVEYATHLSNGSKYDQKTGVGKLPLRRLLEERGGPGLVVPGKQGFSVDTKGLWGSHGRELCGQYLEDSRAVRDGWINREWIAKHLHRPEPDIRYINKMLGLLALEIWYRIFVTKETGANETIGV; encoded by the coding sequence ATGGGCATGACCATGGATGAGGAGAGCCGCCCCAGGGCAATCAGGGAGATACTCACGTTAAGATACTGGACCGCGCTCAGGCAGGGCCGGGCTTTTTCTGCTGCAGACTTTGAGCCGGGAGACAGCACGGAGGTCATCGGGGATCTCATAATCCGCCACATCAAGGGCCTGGATCTTAAGAGTGCATGTGTGGCGCTCAGCGGGGGAGTAGATTCTACGCTGGCGCTGGTCATGCTGCGTGCCGCCATGCCCGACGCCAAGATAGATGCGGTATCCGTGAGGTTTGCCGACAGTGCGGATGAGACCGGCGTGGCGTCTAGAACTGCAGAGCTCTTTGATGCCGACCACCACGTGATAGAGGCCGACGACTATCTTGGCGACCTGCCAAAGGCCATAGGGATCACGGGCCTGCCGTTTTGGGACAACCACTGGTATCACGTGGCAAGAGAGGCCCGCAGGTTCTCCCCCACGGTGGTATCAGGGGACGGAGGTGACGAGCTCTTTGGTGGGTACACCTTCCGATACTCCAAGTTTCTCGCAGGATACAGTCCATCCATGAGCCCCCGGGAAAGGGCGGAGCTCTACATGGACTGCCACCAGAGGGACTGGGTCCCAGACCAGATAGAGCTATTCGGGCAGAAGGCGCGGTTCGGATGGGATGCAATATACTCGGGGATTGTGCCCTATTTTGAGAACCGGCTCGCACCGCTAGACCAGGTCTTTCTTGCCGATATCAACGGCAAGCTTCCCTGCAACTGGCGGCCCCTCAATGCGGCATTTAACGGTCACTTTGGGCTGCAGTCGGTCACGCCGATACTCGCCGACGAGCTTGTCGAGTATGCAACCCACTTGTCCAACGGGTCAAAGTACGACCAAAAGACCGGAGTAGGGAAGCTGCCGCTCAGGAGGCTGCTCGAGGAGCGCGGAGGGCCCGGGCTTGTCGTGCCCGGCAAGCAGGGCTTTTCGGTGGATACAAAAGGCCTGTGGGGATCCCACGGGCGGGAACTGTGCGGGCAGTATCTGGAGGATTCCAGGGCAGTCCGCGACGGGTGGATAAATAGAGAGTGGATAGCCAAGCACCTGCACAGGCCCGAGCCGGACATCCGGTACATCAACAAGATGCTGGGGCTTTTGGCGCTTGAAATATGGTACAGGATATTTGTCACCAAAGAGACGGGCGCAAATGAGACGATAGGTGTGTGA
- a CDS encoding SAM dependent methyltransferase (COG0500), which produces MLGIFGVAKHIVHCTRFYGKHYGAAKAARALAQSSYVAARRGLRRQDSETADVNGYKLALVPGDVGICAELQEVGVHEPLLTRIIPRVLRAGMTCIDAGANIGYYALMESRAVGSSGRVVALEPSPVNYERLGESIRLSGAENIDTYNMAAGNADGKVDFLLSDHCNISHVVPPGEEPRMRGTITKVPVRRLDGFLSEVGLRSIDFVRMDVEGYEVQVLEGMQETLALYHPIVQMEIHHFIIGDGGTERILELFQKAGYEVAYYVPRALDTAIIGTPGDITRPEMGKLMRMIHDGSIPGTFHVMMRHPVGP; this is translated from the coding sequence GTGTTGGGCATATTCGGGGTGGCAAAACACATAGTCCACTGTACCAGATTCTATGGAAAGCATTATGGAGCCGCCAAGGCTGCAAGGGCCCTTGCCCAGTCTTCGTACGTGGCTGCAAGGAGGGGCCTGCGGAGGCAGGACAGTGAGACGGCGGACGTAAACGGATACAAGCTCGCTTTGGTGCCCGGCGACGTGGGCATATGCGCAGAGCTGCAGGAGGTCGGGGTGCACGAGCCCCTGTTGACAAGAATTATCCCCCGCGTGCTCCGAGCCGGCATGACATGCATAGACGCTGGGGCAAACATAGGGTATTACGCCCTGATGGAATCGCGCGCGGTGGGGAGCAGCGGCCGGGTTGTGGCATTGGAGCCGTCACCCGTCAACTATGAACGCCTCGGGGAGAGCATCAGGCTCTCGGGTGCGGAGAACATAGACACATACAACATGGCGGCAGGGAACGCCGATGGCAAGGTCGATTTTCTGCTCTCCGACCATTGCAACATATCCCATGTGGTGCCCCCCGGCGAGGAGCCCCGGATGCGGGGAACAATCACGAAGGTACCCGTCAGGCGCCTCGACGGGTTTCTCTCAGAAGTCGGACTAAGGAGTATAGACTTTGTTAGGATGGACGTGGAGGGGTACGAGGTACAAGTGCTCGAGGGCATGCAAGAGACACTTGCCCTTTACCACCCTATTGTACAGATGGAGATCCACCATTTTATCATAGGGGATGGGGGCACCGAGCGCATACTGGAGCTCTTCCAAAAGGCCGGATATGAGGTGGCATATTACGTGCCGAGGGCCCTTGATACGGCCATCATAGGGACGCCGGGTGACATAACAAGGCCGGAGATGGGGAAGCTGATGCGCATGATACATGACGGATCCATTCCAGGAACGTTCCATGTGATGATGAGGCACCCCGTCGGCCCGTAG
- a CDS encoding glycosyltransferase (COG0438) — MKFLFIAPRYTGGIGGHAARLAAGLRGINIEVDLLHAPHLNAAGLRNPSFALSSAITALFRRKQYGIVHAFNVPSAPAMRCARGIVRVLSVHGEYARQVGALHAGAAARAAGAAESLAFRWADGLVTDSRAVQESYAASGASFEVLPNPLDTIQLEKIGRPEKVPGQVAYVGRDSYEKGIDILRGIEGNIRGTAVYCTGMPWAEAMQKLAESELLVLPSRMESSPQVIKEAFYLGVPVVAASVGGVPEMVIDGENGVLVPPEDPGALLNAVNDVLDDSKWAAKLARAGRESAREYTWKEVLPKYIRFYRDLVEPKCDFRSPSSSSIE, encoded by the coding sequence ATGAAGTTCCTCTTCATAGCACCAAGGTATACTGGCGGGATCGGCGGCCATGCGGCAAGACTCGCCGCAGGGCTCCGCGGAATCAACATCGAAGTGGACCTGCTGCACGCGCCCCACCTGAACGCAGCCGGCCTGAGGAACCCCAGCTTTGCCCTGTCGAGTGCCATAACGGCGCTGTTCCGGCGTAAACAATACGGCATAGTGCACGCGTTCAACGTGCCCTCGGCCCCCGCCATGAGGTGTGCAAGGGGTATCGTCAGGGTACTTTCGGTACACGGCGAGTACGCCAGACAGGTGGGGGCGCTGCATGCGGGGGCTGCCGCGCGCGCGGCAGGTGCTGCCGAGTCCCTGGCATTCCGGTGGGCCGACGGGCTTGTCACGGATTCCAGGGCAGTCCAGGAATCGTACGCGGCATCCGGTGCGAGCTTTGAGGTGCTGCCCAATCCGCTGGACACTATACAGCTTGAAAAGATAGGCAGGCCCGAGAAGGTGCCCGGACAGGTCGCATATGTAGGGCGCGACAGCTATGAAAAGGGAATAGACATACTGCGGGGAATAGAGGGCAATATCCGCGGCACCGCCGTCTACTGCACTGGCATGCCGTGGGCCGAGGCCATGCAAAAGCTCGCAGAATCAGAGCTGCTGGTGCTCCCCTCGAGGATGGAGAGCAGCCCGCAGGTGATAAAGGAGGCGTTCTATCTGGGGGTGCCCGTTGTGGCGGCCAGCGTGGGCGGGGTGCCAGAAATGGTGATTGACGGCGAGAACGGGGTGCTGGTGCCGCCCGAGGACCCGGGCGCCCTGCTGAATGCGGTAAACGACGTGCTCGATGACTCCAAGTGGGCCGCCAAGCTGGCCCGGGCAGGCCGTGAGTCGGCGCGCGAATACACGTGGAAGGAGGTGCTGCCAAAATACATCAGGTTCTACCGCGATCTCGTAGAGCCAAAGTGTGATTTCCGCAGTCCCTCCTCGAGTTCTATAGAGTGA
- a CDS encoding glycosyltransferase (COG0438), with translation MCGSWPRVPAPAGTRHGIAWAARPCLYLAPCANPAALRACIFPNGPLYTHQKKGYVIPGYYNPGDFFDEIDFLVPAWEDLAPSEVQILCGRARVRIHPIGRINALNLRSRTRKAVEIARNAQPDVIRAYNPFYGGYIAARCARELGIPFWVSLHTQPDGNRDRGGGRSLGRLLVLKYTGMFVEPFVLKQADKVTARYSTIIPYVKRHTGKNPEIIYGGVDLARFGGGSTMDSLPRPLVLSVGRLTAVKGHGTLINAMKDVDAHLLIIGDGELHGELRGLAEKIGISKRVIFKQNVPHSSIHDYYRSADVFALAYNPRVENVPIPVMEAMASGLPLVVPRPAAEEFDGFEDAAVHADDPASFAAGINMLLSDKGLRKKYAGKSRDKAAAFDIGRTASREAEIYAELAGRRPRASARRGQAARS, from the coding sequence GTGTGCGGGAGCTGGCCGCGGGTTCCAGCCCCCGCAGGCACCCGGCACGGAATTGCATGGGCGGCCCGGCCCTGCCTTTATTTGGCCCCCTGCGCAAACCCGGCTGCATTGAGGGCATGCATATTCCCAAACGGGCCGCTGTACACACATCAAAAGAAGGGATACGTCATACCAGGCTACTACAATCCGGGGGATTTTTTTGACGAAATCGATTTTCTGGTTCCGGCATGGGAGGATTTGGCCCCCTCCGAGGTACAAATTCTCTGCGGCAGGGCCCGCGTAAGGATACACCCCATAGGGAGGATCAATGCGTTAAACCTCCGCAGCAGAACCCGCAAGGCAGTAGAGATTGCAAGAAATGCGCAGCCAGACGTGATACGCGCCTACAACCCATTCTACGGAGGATACATTGCTGCAAGATGCGCCCGCGAATTGGGAATACCGTTCTGGGTATCCTTGCACACACAGCCGGACGGGAACAGGGATCGGGGAGGGGGACGCAGTCTGGGCAGGCTTCTGGTGCTCAAGTATACAGGGATGTTCGTCGAGCCCTTCGTACTCAAGCAGGCAGACAAGGTAACCGCAAGATATAGCACGATTATACCATACGTAAAGAGGCACACGGGAAAGAATCCCGAGATCATATACGGGGGGGTCGACCTGGCAAGGTTCGGGGGCGGTTCTACAATGGACTCACTTCCAAGGCCGCTTGTACTTTCTGTAGGCAGGCTGACCGCCGTCAAAGGACACGGCACCCTGATCAACGCCATGAAGGATGTAGACGCCCACCTGCTCATAATAGGCGACGGCGAACTGCACGGGGAGCTGCGCGGGCTTGCTGAAAAGATTGGCATCTCCAAGAGGGTGATCTTCAAGCAGAACGTCCCACACAGTTCAATACACGACTATTACAGGTCTGCCGACGTCTTTGCACTGGCGTACAACCCCCGGGTCGAGAACGTGCCGATTCCGGTCATGGAGGCGATGGCCTCCGGCCTCCCGCTGGTTGTGCCGCGGCCAGCCGCCGAGGAGTTTGACGGGTTCGAAGACGCGGCAGTACATGCGGACGATCCGGCCTCGTTTGCGGCAGGAATCAACATGCTGCTCTCCGACAAGGGCCTCCGGAAAAAATACGCGGGGAAATCCCGGGACAAGGCCGCGGCCTTTGACATAGGGCGCACCGCCAGTAGGGAGGCCGAGATATACGCGGAGCTGGCGGGGCGGCGCCCCCGCGCAAGCGCCCGCCGGGGCCAGGCGGCCCGCTCATGA